A genome region from Longimicrobiaceae bacterium includes the following:
- a CDS encoding proline dehydrogenase family protein — MFQETLFFLSESTTARRLVTRAPISRQLAERFVAGETLDEAVAVARTCNEHGLSVSLDYLGEEVTRREEVEHAVEMAIRTLDRIAEEGLNANISLKPTQFGLTIDEALCRDSVERVLVRARELGDREDEIFVRLDMESAEYTERTVALVEALWEAGHRNVGTVLQSCLYRTPDDLRRLMRLGSRIRLVKGAYREPPTVAYPDKKDVDRRFLDQTRLLLREGNYPAIATHDVEMINATRRFAFEHGISKDSFEFQMLYGVRRDLQHRLREEGYRVRVYIPFGEQWYPYLMRRLAERPANLFFITGSILKESPVPWLARPMAIGAGAVAGALMALTWKRRS, encoded by the coding sequence ATGTTCCAGGAGACCCTCTTCTTTCTGAGCGAGAGCACCACGGCTCGTCGCCTCGTGACGCGCGCCCCCATTTCCCGGCAGCTGGCCGAACGCTTCGTCGCCGGGGAGACCCTGGACGAGGCGGTGGCAGTGGCTCGCACGTGCAACGAGCACGGCCTCAGCGTTTCGCTGGATTACCTGGGCGAGGAGGTGACCCGGCGCGAAGAAGTCGAGCATGCGGTGGAGATGGCCATCCGCACCCTCGACCGCATCGCGGAGGAGGGTCTGAACGCCAACATCTCGCTGAAGCCGACCCAGTTCGGACTGACCATCGATGAGGCGCTCTGTCGCGACAGCGTGGAGCGCGTGCTCGTCCGCGCGCGGGAGCTGGGGGACCGCGAGGACGAAATCTTCGTCCGTCTGGACATGGAGTCCGCGGAGTACACCGAGCGAACCGTCGCTCTGGTCGAGGCGCTCTGGGAGGCGGGCCACCGCAACGTGGGCACCGTGCTGCAGTCGTGCCTCTACCGCACGCCCGACGACCTGCGGCGGCTGATGCGACTGGGGTCGCGGATCCGCCTGGTGAAGGGGGCGTACCGCGAGCCGCCGACCGTGGCCTACCCTGACAAGAAGGACGTCGATCGTCGCTTCCTCGACCAGACCCGGCTGCTCCTGCGGGAGGGGAACTATCCGGCCATCGCCACGCACGACGTGGAGATGATCAACGCCACGCGGCGCTTCGCCTTCGAGCACGGGATCTCCAAGGATTCCTTCGAGTTCCAGATGCTGTACGGGGTGCGGCGGGACCTGCAGCATCGGCTGCGCGAGGAAGGCTACCGCGTGCGCGTCTACATCCCCTTCGGGGAGCAGTGGTACCCCTACCTGATGCGGCGCCTCGCCGAGCGCCCCGCCAACCTCTTCTTCATCACCGGCAGCATCCTGAAGGAATCGCCAGTGCCCTGGCTGGCCCGCCCCATGGCCATCGGCGCCGGTGCCGTGGCGGGGGCGCTGATGGCGCTGACCTGGAAGCGCAGGAGCTGA